A DNA window from Natronogracilivirga saccharolytica contains the following coding sequences:
- a CDS encoding IS3 family transposase has protein sequence MPVADRKKLVDMNLTKPSITRQCGLLGLARSTYYHKPNPISEQDLQIMHTMDRMYHEDPTRGTRRYADDLAHEGYKVGRDKVRRLMQLMAIAAIYCKPRTTVADPAKYKYPYLLRGLHINRTNQVWKIDISYIPLRKGFLYLVAIIDVHSRYIVGWDISNTMEAEWVVGCVKQAVARHGAPEIINSDQGSQFTSDEYITYITSLKTVKISMDGKGRATDNAHIERFFRTIKHEKIYLHLPENGQELYALCSEFITFYNTKRSHSKIGKIPPVKRYLPAA, from the coding sequence ATGCCGGTGGCGGATCGCAAAAAACTGGTAGACATGAACCTTACCAAGCCCAGTATTACCAGGCAGTGCGGTTTGCTGGGGTTGGCTCGTTCGACCTACTACCATAAACCCAATCCGATCAGTGAGCAAGACCTTCAGATCATGCATACCATGGACCGCATGTATCACGAAGATCCAACCCGCGGCACACGCCGCTACGCCGATGATCTGGCCCATGAGGGCTACAAGGTCGGCCGGGATAAAGTACGCCGACTGATGCAGCTCATGGCCATTGCCGCCATTTACTGTAAACCCAGAACCACGGTTGCTGACCCGGCAAAGTACAAGTATCCCTATCTGCTCAGGGGGTTGCATATCAATCGCACCAATCAGGTCTGGAAGATTGACATCAGCTACATCCCGCTGCGCAAGGGGTTTCTTTATCTGGTTGCCATTATCGATGTTCACAGCCGCTATATTGTGGGTTGGGATATCTCAAATACCATGGAAGCCGAATGGGTGGTGGGTTGTGTCAAACAGGCTGTCGCCCGACATGGTGCTCCTGAAATCATTAATTCTGATCAGGGAAGCCAGTTTACCAGCGATGAGTACATCACCTACATCACAAGCCTGAAAACGGTCAAAATCTCGATGGACGGTAAAGGCCGAGCCACCGATAATGCGCACATTGAGCGCTTCTTTCGAACCATTAAACACGAGAAAATCTATCTTCACCTGCCGGAAAACGGACAAGAGTTATATGCGCTTTGCTCTGAGTTCATAACCTTTTATAATACCAAGCGGTCTCATTCCAAAATTGGAAAGATTCCTCCGGTAAAGCGGTACCTTCCGGCAGCTTGA